The following coding sequences lie in one Cucurbita pepo subsp. pepo cultivar mu-cu-16 chromosome LG13, ASM280686v2, whole genome shotgun sequence genomic window:
- the LOC111808977 gene encoding CDP-diacylglycerol--serine O-phosphatidyltransferase 1-like isoform X1, with amino-acid sequence MAMGPDGHKRARKRNHLVQEIGDYNSLSLGEDLDPWTAWAYKPRTISLLLIGACFLIWASGALDPQKAAHEDSATSVKRGVWAMISVFLAYCLLQAPSTILIRPHPAIWRLVHGMAVIYLIALTFLLFQSRDDARQFMKFLHPDLGVELPERSYGADCRLYLPENSRSRFKNVYETLFDEFVPAHIIGWWGKAIMIRNQALLWVLSIGFEMMELTFRHMLPNFNECWWDSIVLDILICNWFGIWAGMRTVRYFDGKTYKWVGLSRQPNIIGKVKRTLGQFTPAQWDKDEWHPLLGPWRFFQVISLCIIFLTVELNTFFLKFCLWVPPRNPVIIYRLVLWWLIAIPTIREYNSYLQDRKPVKKVGAFCWLSLAICIIELLICIKFGHGLYPKPMPVWLVIFWIAVGAAVVLFLLIWSWQLHRSLARKKL; translated from the exons ATGGCCATGGGACCTGACGGACACAAACGAGCAAGGAAAAGAAATCATTTGGTTCAAGAAATTGGTGATTATAATTCATTAAGCTTGGGTGAAGATCTCGATCCTTGGACTGCATGGGCGTACAAGCCTCGTACGATATCGTTGTTACTTATTGGTGCATGCTTCCTTAT CTGGGCCAGTGGAGCCCTTGATCCTCAAAAGGCGGCGCATGAGGATAGTGCTACATCTGTTAAAAG GGGCGTATGGGCTATGATTTCAGTATTTCTTGCCTATTGTTTGCTGCAAGCCCCGTCGAC GATTCTGATTAGGCCACATCCAGCAATTTGGCGTTTGGTACATGGAATGGCTGTCATTTATTTGATAGCGCTTACGTTTTTGCTTTTTCAG AGTCGTGATGATGCTCGACAGTTTATGAAGTTTCTTCATCCTGACCTCGGTGTTG AGCTACCGGAAAGATCTTATGGTGCCGATTGTCGCCTTTATTTACCTGAAAATTCCAGAAGCAGGTTTAAGAATGTTTAT GAGACACTTTTCGATGAATTTGTTCCAGCTCATATAATTGGATGGTGGGGCAAGGCTATAATGATTCGTAACCAAGCTCTACTATGGGTGTTGTCGATCGGGTTTGAAATGATGGAG CTAACCTTTCGCCACATGCTACCGAACTTTAACGAATGCTGGTGGGACAGTATCGTTcttgatattttgatttgtaaCTGGTTTG GCATCTGGGCAGGAATGCGTACTGTTCGATACTTCGACGGTAAAACATACAAGTGGGTCGGTCTAAGTCGTCAACCTAATATTATTGGGAAA GTTAAACGGACACTGGGACAATTCACACCGGCGCAGTGGGACAAAGATGAGTGGCACCCATTGCTTGGTCCATGGCGTTTCTTTCAAGTTATAAGCCTTTGCATCATCTTCCTGACAGTAGAGCTCAATACAttctttttgaagttttgtCTTTGGGTACCCCCTAGGAATCCTGTGATCATATATAGACTAGTCTTGTGGTGGCTAATCGCGATCCCAACAATTCGCGAGTATAATTCCTACCTTCAAGATCG AAAGCCTGTGAAGAAAGTCGGCGCATTTTGTTGGCTGTCGCTTGCAATTTGTATCATTGAGCTTCTTATTTGTATAAAGTTTGGACatg gTTTATATCCCAAACCAATGCCCGTTTGGCTGGTAATCTTCTGGATCGCTGTCGGGGCTGCAGTCGTATTATTCCTTCTAATTTGGTCGTGGCAATTGCATCGGAGTTTAGCAAGAAAGAAGCTATGA
- the LOC111808344 gene encoding uncharacterized PKHD-type hydroxylase At1g22950-like: protein MSLEASLERRKQPQAPGTGNGNGVVSPSAHSFSTHRLRLQPKEDHKSESYEDLQLEFSPLLFSMLERHLPPSMLNMARDLKLQYMRDILLRYAPEGERNRIQRHREYRQKIISNYQPLHRELYSMHAANFFVPSFLKAINENSEESFRRIMSEPSPGIYKFEMLQPQFCEKLLSEVESFERWVHETKFRIMRPNTMNKYGAVLDDFGLETMLDKLMDDFIRPISRVFFPEVGGATLDSHHGFVVEYGIDRDVELGFHVDDSEVTLNVCLGKQFSGGELFFRGIRCDKHVNTETQPEEIFDYLHVPGHAVLHRGRHRHGARATTSGRRVNLLLWCRSSVFRELKKYQKDFSSWCGECQREKRERQLLSIDATKQELLRRDVKSPP, encoded by the exons ATGTCTCTGGAAGCTTCTCTTGAACGACGAAAGCAGCCCCAAGCTCCCGGGACTGGCAATGGAAATGGCGTCGTCTCGCCCAGTGCACACTCTTTCTCAACCCACAGGCTTCGTCTTCAACCCAAGGAAGATCACAAGTCGGAGAGCTATGAGGACCTTCAATTGGAATTCAGCCCGCTCCTCTTCAGCATGCTGGAAAGGCATTTGCCTCcgagcatgctcaatatggcaCGCGACCTTAAGCTTCAGTATATGAGGGACATTCTACTCCGATATGCTCCAGAGGGCGAACGCAACCGC ATTCAGAGGCATAGAGAATACCGACAAAAGATTATATCAAACTATCAG CCGTTACACAGGGAGCTTTACAGCATGCATGCTGCGAACTTCTTTGTCCCCTCTTTTCTCAAAGCTATCAATGAGAATTCGGAGGAGAGCTTTCGACGCATCATGTCTGAACCCTCTCCaggaatttataaatttgaaatgctTCAACCACAATTCTGTGAAAAGCTGTTATCTGAg GTGGAAAGCTTTGAAAGATGGGTTCACGAGACAAAATTCAGAATCATGCGACCTAACACAATGAACAAATATGGTGCTGTTCTTGATGACTTTGGTTTGGAGACCATGCTTGATAAGTTGATGGATGATTTTATACGTCCTATATCAAGAG TTTTCTTTCCAGAAGTTGGAGGAGCCACACTGGACTCTCATCATGGTTTTGTTGTTGAATATGGAATTGACAGAGATGTGGAACTTG GTTTTCACGTGGATGATTCGGAAGTCACATTGAATGTTTGTTTGGGTAAACAATTTTCTGGTGGTGAACTGTTCTTTCGCGGCATCCGATGTGACAAGCATGTTAATACGGAGACCCAACCAGAG GAAATCTTTGACTATTTGCATGTTCCTGGACACGCGGTTCTTCACCGTGGTCGTCATCGGCATGGTGCTAGAGCTACAACATCTGGTCGTCGGGTCAACTTACTTTTGTGGTGCAGAAG TTCTGTGTTCAGAGAGTTAAAGAAATATCAGAAAGATTTCTCCAGCTGGTGTGGAGAATGCCAACGTGAGAAGAGAGAAAGGCAACTCCTATCAATTGATGCCACAAAGCAG GAGTTACTTAGAAGGGACGTAAAATCTCCTCCTTGA
- the LOC111808977 gene encoding CDP-diacylglycerol--serine O-phosphatidyltransferase 1-like isoform X2 — MGVQASYDIVVTYWCMLPYVSVLCSSWASGALDPQKAAHEDSATSVKRGVWAMISVFLAYCLLQAPSTILIRPHPAIWRLVHGMAVIYLIALTFLLFQSRDDARQFMKFLHPDLGVELPERSYGADCRLYLPENSRSRFKNVYETLFDEFVPAHIIGWWGKAIMIRNQALLWVLSIGFEMMELTFRHMLPNFNECWWDSIVLDILICNWFGIWAGMRTVRYFDGKTYKWVGLSRQPNIIGKVKRTLGQFTPAQWDKDEWHPLLGPWRFFQVISLCIIFLTVELNTFFLKFCLWVPPRNPVIIYRLVLWWLIAIPTIREYNSYLQDRKPVKKVGAFCWLSLAICIIELLICIKFGHGLYPKPMPVWLVIFWIAVGAAVVLFLLIWSWQLHRSLARKKL, encoded by the exons ATGGGCGTACAAGCCTCGTACGATATCGTTGTTACTTATTGGTGCATGCTTCCTTATGTGAGTGTTTTGTGCAGTAG CTGGGCCAGTGGAGCCCTTGATCCTCAAAAGGCGGCGCATGAGGATAGTGCTACATCTGTTAAAAG GGGCGTATGGGCTATGATTTCAGTATTTCTTGCCTATTGTTTGCTGCAAGCCCCGTCGAC GATTCTGATTAGGCCACATCCAGCAATTTGGCGTTTGGTACATGGAATGGCTGTCATTTATTTGATAGCGCTTACGTTTTTGCTTTTTCAG AGTCGTGATGATGCTCGACAGTTTATGAAGTTTCTTCATCCTGACCTCGGTGTTG AGCTACCGGAAAGATCTTATGGTGCCGATTGTCGCCTTTATTTACCTGAAAATTCCAGAAGCAGGTTTAAGAATGTTTAT GAGACACTTTTCGATGAATTTGTTCCAGCTCATATAATTGGATGGTGGGGCAAGGCTATAATGATTCGTAACCAAGCTCTACTATGGGTGTTGTCGATCGGGTTTGAAATGATGGAG CTAACCTTTCGCCACATGCTACCGAACTTTAACGAATGCTGGTGGGACAGTATCGTTcttgatattttgatttgtaaCTGGTTTG GCATCTGGGCAGGAATGCGTACTGTTCGATACTTCGACGGTAAAACATACAAGTGGGTCGGTCTAAGTCGTCAACCTAATATTATTGGGAAA GTTAAACGGACACTGGGACAATTCACACCGGCGCAGTGGGACAAAGATGAGTGGCACCCATTGCTTGGTCCATGGCGTTTCTTTCAAGTTATAAGCCTTTGCATCATCTTCCTGACAGTAGAGCTCAATACAttctttttgaagttttgtCTTTGGGTACCCCCTAGGAATCCTGTGATCATATATAGACTAGTCTTGTGGTGGCTAATCGCGATCCCAACAATTCGCGAGTATAATTCCTACCTTCAAGATCG AAAGCCTGTGAAGAAAGTCGGCGCATTTTGTTGGCTGTCGCTTGCAATTTGTATCATTGAGCTTCTTATTTGTATAAAGTTTGGACatg gTTTATATCCCAAACCAATGCCCGTTTGGCTGGTAATCTTCTGGATCGCTGTCGGGGCTGCAGTCGTATTATTCCTTCTAATTTGGTCGTGGCAATTGCATCGGAGTTTAGCAAGAAAGAAGCTATGA